Proteins from one Esox lucius isolate fEsoLuc1 chromosome 19, fEsoLuc1.pri, whole genome shotgun sequence genomic window:
- the nucb2b gene encoding nucleobindin-2b: MFWSKAYCHFAAAFILSLWFYVEAVPISVDKTEVEIPEEKLEAPQSVDTGLHYDRYLREVIDFLEKDQHFREKLHNTDMEDIKQGKLAKELDFVGHNVRTKLDELKRQEVNRLRMLIKAKQDVEGGNDINHQALLKQFEYMNHMNPHTFEVEDLDKLIKSATSDLENYDKERHEEFKRYEMMKEHERKEHLKNLDEEHRKEEQQHYEELKKKHADHPKINHPGSQDQLKEVWKEADGLDPNEFDPKTFFKLHDTNGDNYLDEQELEALFTKELEKMYSPNREEDDMTEMEEERLRMREHVMNEVDTNRDRLVSLEEFLVSTNKKEFVEPESWETLEQAPSYTDEDMKMFEEQLAQEESSINQKNAELHQQKEELERQQELLDSQKAKLQQAVEHMQMIKSEKTNDAVAYGDGAAAVAMPVLPGDSQPLPPGHQQDLPTHS, from the exons ATGTTCTGGAGTAAAGCCTACTGCCACTTCGCTGCTGCGTTCATCCTGAGCCTTTGGTTCTATGTGGAAGCAGTGCCCATTTCTGTGGACAAGACTGAAGTGGAAATCCCTGAAGAGAAACTGGAGGCACCGCAGAGTGTG gacACAGGGCTGCACTATGACCGTTACCTCCGGGAGGTCATTGATTTTCTGGAGAAGGACCAGCATTTCAGAGAGAAGCTCCACAACACAGACATGGAGGACATTAAG CAAGGCAAGCTGGCCAAAGAGCTGGACTTTGTCGGCCATAACGTGAGGACCAAACTGGATGAGCTGAAGAGGCAGGAAGTGAACAGGTTACGGATGCTCATCAAAGCCAAACAAGATGTTGAGGGAGGGAATG ATATTAACCACCAGGCACTGCTCAAGCAGTTTGAGTACATGAACCACATGAATCCACACACCTTTGAAGTAGAGGACCTGGATAAGCTTATTAAATCG GCGACCAGTGACCTGGAGAACTATGACAAAGAGCGTCACGAGGAGTTCAAAAGGTATGAGATGATGAAGGAGCACGAGAGGAAGGAGCACCTGAAAAACCTAGATGAGGAGCACCGCAAAGAGGAGCAGCAGCACTACGAGGAGTTGAAAAAGAAACATGCTGACCATCCCAAAATTAACCACCCT GGTAGTCAAGACCAACTGAAAGAAGTCTGGAAAGAGGCTGACGGTTTGGACCCAAATGAATTTGACCCCAAGACGTTTTTCAAACTCCATG atacCAACGGTGACAACTACCTTGATGAGCAGGAACTTGAAGCCCTGTTTActaaagag CTGGAGAAAATGTACAGCCCCAATCGAGAAGAAGACGACATGACagaaatggaggaggagagactgCGCATGAGGGAACACGTTATGAACGAG GTGGACaccaacagagacagactggTCTCCCTGGAAGAGTTCCTGGTCTCAACAAACAAGAAAGAGTTTGTAGAGCCAGAAAGCTGGGAG ACTCTGGAGCAGGCCCCATCGTACACAGACGAGGACATGAAGATGTTTGAGGAGCAGCTGGCCCAGGAGGAGAGCAGCATCAACCAGAAGAACGCTGAACTCCATCAACAGAAAGAGGAGCTGGAGAGGCAGCAGGAGCTACTTGACTCCCAGAAGGCCAAGCTGCAGCAG GCTGTGGAACACATGCAGATgataaaatctgaaaaaacaaatgatgcTGTTGCGTATGGAG ATGGAGCAGCTGCCGTAGCAATGCCAGTACTACCAGGAGACAGCCAACCTCTGCCCCCTGGTCATCAGCAAGACTTACCTACACACTCTTAG